A section of the Elizabethkingia anophelis R26 genome encodes:
- a CDS encoding ATPase has protein sequence MEKLFYHIQINATPDKIWGVLWNDVTYTQWTSVFAEGSFYKGTLEEGSIVKFFDPKNNGMYSRVEKNIPNKEIKFLHLGEIYDGVEKAQNWGEATESYILEKTGNGTILKGEIQTPEEFKSFFEDKFPKALEIVKNLAEK, from the coding sequence ATGGAAAAACTTTTTTATCATATTCAGATCAATGCCACTCCGGACAAAATATGGGGAGTATTATGGAATGATGTTACCTATACACAATGGACATCTGTCTTTGCTGAAGGCTCTTTTTATAAAGGAACCCTCGAAGAGGGAAGTATTGTGAAGTTTTTCGATCCGAAAAATAATGGTATGTACAGCCGTGTTGAAAAAAATATTCCGAATAAAGAAATTAAATTTCTGCACCTTGGTGAGATTTATGACGGCGTGGAAAAAGCACAAAACTGGGGAGAAGCAACTGAATCTTATATATTGGAGAAAACAGGAAACGGAACAATTCTTAAAGGAGAGATACAAACACCGGAAGAATTTAAAAGTTTCTTTGAAGATAAATTTCCGAAAGCATTGGAAATTGTGAAAAATCTGGCTGAGAAATAA
- a CDS encoding VOC family protein, translating into MNNDIFPCLWCNGDAKESAEFYCQVFGGKITVDTPVVINIELFGQKLMLLNAGPQFEKNPSISFLINCASEEDVQHYWDQLSEGGMVLMELDSYPWSKKYGWIKDKYGTTWQLYFGEMQEQRLVPTLMFMHRNNGKAMEAMEFYTSTFPESKIEGVLKYKDGGENGQDPENVQHAQFVINNYMLSCMDSSLDHKFDFNEGISLVIMTNDQKETDHLWNTLISGGGRESMCGWLKDQYGVSWQIVPKKLIELMNDTDPAKSQKVVQAMLKMQKIIIAHLEEAYNS; encoded by the coding sequence ATGAATAATGATATTTTTCCATGTCTTTGGTGCAACGGAGACGCTAAGGAATCAGCAGAATTTTATTGTCAGGTATTCGGAGGGAAGATTACAGTAGATACCCCTGTTGTAATAAATATAGAATTATTCGGGCAAAAGCTTATGTTACTGAATGCCGGACCGCAGTTTGAGAAAAACCCTTCAATATCTTTTCTCATTAACTGTGCTTCTGAAGAAGATGTACAGCATTATTGGGACCAGTTATCTGAAGGCGGAATGGTATTAATGGAGTTGGATTCTTATCCGTGGAGCAAGAAATACGGATGGATTAAAGATAAGTATGGTACAACCTGGCAACTTTACTTTGGAGAAATGCAAGAGCAGAGATTAGTGCCTACTCTTATGTTTATGCATCGGAATAACGGGAAAGCAATGGAGGCAATGGAGTTCTATACCAGTACATTTCCCGAGTCTAAGATTGAAGGTGTCCTGAAGTATAAAGATGGTGGTGAGAACGGACAAGATCCAGAAAATGTACAGCATGCTCAGTTTGTTATCAATAATTATATGCTCAGTTGCATGGATTCTTCTTTAGACCATAAGTTTGATTTTAATGAAGGAATATCTTTGGTCATCATGACAAATGATCAGAAAGAAACAGATCATCTCTGGAATACATTAATATCCGGAGGAGGGAGAGAAAGCATGTGTGGCTGGTTGAAAGACCAGTATGGTGTAAGCTGGCAAATCGTACCTAAAAAACTAATTGAGTTGATGAATGATACCGATCCTGCAAAATCACAAAAAGTTGTTCAGGCGATGCTGAAAATGCAGAAGATTATAATTGCACATCTGGAAGAAGCTTATAATTCCTAA
- a CDS encoding SRPBCC family protein, which translates to MEQITIETTVKAPVDKVWDYFNQPEHITQWNFAHESWFCPSSENDLRVGGKFNNRMEARDGSFGFNFEGTYDEVVPQQLIKYHMSDGRKVSTTFEAVEDGTKITTVFDPEAENPVEMQKDGWNAILGNFSQYTETH; encoded by the coding sequence ATGGAACAAATCACAATAGAAACAACCGTAAAAGCTCCTGTAGATAAGGTTTGGGATTATTTCAATCAGCCTGAGCATATTACTCAATGGAATTTTGCCCACGAAAGTTGGTTTTGCCCTTCTTCTGAAAATGACCTTAGAGTTGGTGGAAAATTCAATAACAGAATGGAAGCAAGAGACGGAAGTTTTGGATTTAATTTTGAAGGAACTTATGATGAGGTCGTTCCTCAGCAACTTATTAAGTACCATATGTCGGATGGACGAAAAGTTTCTACAACCTTTGAGGCTGTAGAGGACGGTACAAAAATTACTACAGTTTTCGATCCCGAAGCAGAAAATCCGGTAGAAATGCAGAAAGACGGATGGAATGCTATTTTAGGTAACTTCAGCCAGTATACAGAAACGCACTGA
- a CDS encoding VOC family protein, producing MPKLNPYLNFDGKAEEAFNFYKSVFGGEFLGEIHKMGNAPGTENLSEEAKNRVMHIALPIGGDLLMASDIVPEFGQSLQLGNNNYVSIFPESREEADKLFKGLSEGGSIEMPLEDQFWGDYFGCFTDKYDVKWMINYSGDKGYENK from the coding sequence ATGCCTAAATTAAATCCATACCTCAATTTTGATGGTAAAGCAGAAGAAGCTTTTAATTTTTATAAATCTGTTTTCGGAGGAGAATTCCTTGGTGAGATTCACAAAATGGGAAATGCACCAGGTACTGAAAACTTATCTGAAGAAGCTAAAAACAGAGTAATGCATATCGCTTTGCCAATAGGAGGCGATTTACTAATGGCTTCCGATATTGTCCCTGAATTTGGACAAAGCCTTCAGTTAGGAAATAACAATTATGTTTCCATTTTTCCGGAATCCAGAGAAGAAGCAGATAAACTCTTCAAAGGTCTTTCTGAAGGTGGATCTATAGAAATGCCTCTGGAAGATCAGTTCTGGGGAGATTATTTTGGCTGTTTTACAGATAAATATGATGTAAAATGGATGATTAACTATAGTGGAGACAAAGGCTACGAAAACAAATAA
- a CDS encoding alpha/beta fold hydrolase — protein sequence MEPHKAGYLDINGIQLYHEIYGEGKPVVLVHGGGSSIRLDFQEVINRLHHHFMLIGIDLQNHGKSDHREVSETFEQDAKDIAAVLDKLNIEKASFFGFSNGATSIMKIAELFPEKVYKIIAASGLYKRKGMVDGFFEGMQNATIEIMPSYLKENFLKLTPDENKLYNMFQKDSQRMINFEDWENKTLQNIKKPVFLIYGDRDVIKVSHAAELHTLFPDSRLLILPSGHGTYMMADEHGHTNNRTIDFTILKVKNFLQ from the coding sequence ATGGAACCGCATAAAGCCGGATATCTTGATATCAATGGCATTCAGTTATACCACGAAATATACGGAGAGGGGAAACCCGTAGTATTAGTTCATGGTGGTGGATCTTCTATAAGATTAGATTTTCAGGAAGTCATTAACAGATTACATCATCATTTTATGCTTATCGGAATTGATTTGCAAAATCATGGAAAATCTGACCACAGAGAAGTTTCTGAAACTTTTGAGCAGGACGCAAAAGATATTGCAGCTGTATTGGATAAACTGAATATTGAAAAAGCCTCATTTTTTGGTTTCAGCAATGGTGCAACAAGTATTATGAAAATTGCAGAACTCTTCCCGGAAAAGGTTTACAAAATAATTGCTGCTTCCGGACTTTATAAAAGAAAAGGGATGGTTGACGGCTTTTTTGAAGGAATGCAAAATGCAACAATAGAAATAATGCCCAGTTATCTTAAAGAAAATTTTCTAAAACTGACACCAGATGAAAATAAGCTTTACAATATGTTCCAGAAAGACAGCCAAAGGATGATAAACTTTGAAGACTGGGAAAACAAAACATTACAGAATATTAAAAAACCTGTATTTCTTATATATGGAGATCGGGACGTTATAAAGGTATCTCATGCAGCAGAGCTTCATACCCTGTTTCCGGATTCAAGGTTACTGATACTTCCTTCAGGACATGGTACCTATATGATGGCAGATGAGCATGGCCATACCAATAACAGAACAATAGATTTTACAATTCTGAAAGTCAAAAATTTTTTACAATAA
- a CDS encoding DinB family protein, translating to MNAPKSLKLEVIIPAYRMHTQTFLNVLDGITEEDALKRIDGRTNHIIWMAGNYVNVRYAIAHILGEATEDPYQDLFFMGKALDENFSYPSLKELKESFHAVSPKAYQKLLEATDEQLSEMFPINMNIPFIKEDKLNFIGMCIGRQDYLCGQMGLMRRLLDYPGMKYDTDNNILY from the coding sequence ATGAATGCACCAAAATCATTAAAATTAGAAGTCATCATTCCTGCGTACAGAATGCATACTCAGACCTTTCTGAATGTACTGGACGGAATTACAGAAGAAGATGCACTGAAAAGAATTGACGGACGAACCAACCATATCATCTGGATGGCCGGAAACTATGTAAATGTTCGCTATGCTATCGCTCATATACTGGGAGAGGCTACAGAAGATCCTTATCAGGATTTATTTTTTATGGGAAAGGCACTGGATGAAAACTTTTCTTATCCATCTCTGAAAGAACTGAAAGAAAGCTTTCATGCTGTTTCTCCTAAAGCCTATCAGAAGCTTTTAGAAGCTACTGATGAGCAACTATCCGAAATGTTTCCTATTAATATGAATATACCCTTCATTAAAGAAGATAAACTCAATTTTATAGGGATGTGTATTGGGCGTCAGGACTATCTCTGTGGACAAATGGGATTGATGAGGCGTTTGCTGGATTATCCCGGAATGAAGTACGACACGGATAATAATATTCTGTATTAG
- a CDS encoding Crp/Fnr family transcriptional regulator gives MNPIYKEVYQHFLLSDEDIIQIAEKHQKVEIEKGKIFLHEGETANEYYLLESGLIRAFVYDYDNNEITTEFFTKGDIVIVPASLFQRTPSQENLQAVTDCTLLKIEFDDFQHIYHTIPGFSEWGRLWFSYQVFSMKQRSLDMVTLSATKRYLNLMEQKPDVVKFAPLKQIASYLGVTDTSLSRIRKELVSHKKEY, from the coding sequence ATGAATCCGATTTATAAAGAGGTATACCAACATTTTCTCTTGTCCGATGAAGATATAATACAAATCGCAGAGAAGCACCAGAAAGTTGAAATAGAAAAAGGGAAAATATTTCTGCATGAAGGTGAAACTGCCAATGAATATTATTTGCTTGAAAGTGGATTGATTCGGGCTTTTGTATATGATTATGATAATAACGAAATAACGACTGAATTTTTCACAAAAGGAGATATTGTTATTGTTCCGGCTTCGCTTTTTCAAAGGACTCCTTCACAGGAAAATCTTCAGGCTGTTACAGATTGTACATTACTGAAAATAGAATTCGACGATTTTCAACATATTTATCATACTATTCCCGGATTTAGTGAATGGGGGCGTCTTTGGTTCAGTTATCAGGTTTTTTCCATGAAACAGCGTTCTCTGGATATGGTTACGTTATCTGCAACCAAACGTTATCTGAATCTAATGGAACAAAAACCGGATGTCGTAAAATTTGCTCCCCTGAAACAGATTGCATCTTATCTAGGCGTAACGGATACTTCACTTAGCAGAATTCGGAAAGAATTGGTTTCTCATAAAAAAGAATATTAA
- a CDS encoding glyoxalase superfamily protein, whose translation MKAEAVIPVLRMFDYQKAKEFYVDWLGFEILWEHTFEENFPVYMEIQRANIKFHLSEHHGDGTPGTHIFIWCDGIEDFHRELSAKDYKYNKPGLQETFYEALSFTVTDPFGNSIIFNQKLERNYESDL comes from the coding sequence ATGAAAGCAGAAGCCGTTATTCCTGTTTTACGAATGTTCGATTATCAGAAGGCAAAAGAATTTTATGTAGACTGGCTTGGTTTTGAAATTTTGTGGGAGCATACATTCGAAGAAAATTTCCCTGTATATATGGAAATACAAAGAGCCAATATTAAATTTCACCTTAGTGAACATCATGGCGATGGCACCCCCGGAACCCATATATTTATTTGGTGTGACGGAATAGAAGACTTTCATAGAGAACTCTCTGCAAAAGATTATAAATACAATAAACCCGGGTTACAAGAAACATTTTATGAAGCATTATCTTTTACAGTAACCGATCCTTTCGGAAATAGTATTATCTTTAATCAAAAACTGGAAAGAAATTATGAATCCGATTTATAA
- a CDS encoding DUF763 domain-containing protein: MKRSGTADLPLHYGKVPAWLYERMSALGLSIVEVILTDYGKEEVVRRLSDPFWFQSFGAVLGMDWHSSGITTSVMGALKRAINPNSQSLGIFICGGKGKYSRDTPQELLYIADKTGLNGTELVKASKLSAKVDNTAIQDGYQLYQHNFVVTDNGNWCVIQQGLNDADGTARRYHWLSENLTSFIEEPHTGINGISRGTILNLTANEASDNRKGILDISHTDSTKIMQDFARLILPEHHDVRSTDVDLKRLGALLYVTREQQPQTFEDLLMLEGVGPRTMQSLALVSEVIHGAPSRFKDPARFSFAHGGKDGHPFPVPVKIYDESIQILQKGIEKSKLGNSDKLNSISKLHQIVLNSEKNFTPNFDIQQVIEEERNVSWQYGGKSTMGDAKKPDKPNAIQLSLF, from the coding sequence CTGCAGATTTACCATTACACTACGGAAAAGTTCCCGCCTGGTTATACGAGCGGATGTCTGCGCTTGGGCTTTCTATAGTAGAAGTTATACTAACCGATTATGGAAAGGAAGAAGTTGTAAGACGGTTGTCCGATCCTTTCTGGTTCCAAAGCTTTGGAGCAGTTTTGGGTATGGACTGGCATTCCTCAGGTATTACAACTTCTGTGATGGGAGCTTTGAAAAGAGCCATTAATCCCAATTCTCAAAGTCTGGGAATCTTTATTTGTGGAGGTAAAGGAAAATATTCCCGGGATACCCCGCAGGAACTTCTATATATTGCAGATAAAACCGGACTTAATGGGACAGAGTTGGTAAAAGCCAGTAAATTATCTGCAAAAGTAGATAATACAGCTATTCAGGATGGTTACCAGCTATATCAGCATAATTTTGTTGTCACAGATAATGGCAACTGGTGTGTAATTCAGCAAGGTTTAAATGATGCTGATGGTACAGCAAGGCGTTATCACTGGTTATCAGAAAATCTAACCTCCTTTATAGAAGAACCGCACACCGGGATCAATGGAATTTCCAGAGGAACAATTCTGAATCTTACGGCTAATGAAGCGTCGGATAACAGAAAAGGAATCCTTGATATTTCTCATACAGATTCGACAAAGATTATGCAGGACTTTGCCCGGCTTATTTTGCCCGAGCATCATGACGTAAGGTCTACAGATGTAGATCTTAAACGACTGGGAGCCTTGCTTTATGTCACAAGAGAGCAACAGCCACAAACCTTTGAAGATCTTCTTATGCTGGAAGGAGTAGGACCCCGTACCATGCAGTCGCTGGCATTGGTTAGTGAAGTTATTCACGGAGCTCCTTCGCGCTTCAAAGATCCTGCCCGTTTTTCATTTGCACATGGTGGTAAAGACGGACACCCATTTCCTGTTCCTGTGAAAATTTATGATGAGAGTATCCAGATTCTCCAGAAAGGGATAGAAAAATCTAAACTGGGAAATTCGGATAAACTGAATTCAATTAGCAAGCTGCATCAGATTGTACTGAATAGTGAAAAAAACTTTACACCCAATTTTGATATTCAGCAGGTGATAGAAGAAGAAAGAAACGTTTCATGGCAATACGGAGGAAAGTCTACAATGGGAGATGCTAAGAAACCGGATAAACCAAATGCTATACAATTATCACTATTCTAA